CCGGGACCGTGACTGTCACCTTCCCGCTGGCTGCCGCATCCGCATGGAATATTCCCATCAGGATAAAGCAGACGGCCAGCATAGCCAGATGTATCATTTTTTTCAAACTGATCTCCCCCATTCTTTTTCTTTTTTCTCTTTCAGGAGTATGAAAACCCATCCCCAAGATCATAATCCGGGTACCGTTCTTCTTCCGGAAACGGGATCCGTTCTTCCCTTGCCGGGTAAAAGTCCTCTTCCTGATGACGGACTGCTTCTTCTTTTGGGTACTTGCCATCTGGCCTTTCCTTAAAGTCGATCACCTGGCAGTCCGTGACCACAAGTTCATCATAGTAAGATTTCTTCCCGTCCTTTTCATACGCCCCCGACCGGAGGCGGCCTTTGACGAACACCCTGCCTCCCTGTTTCCCATACTTTACAAGGTGCTTTGCCTTTGCGTGATAGGCGACGCAGTTAAAGTAATCCGCCTCCCCGTCCTTTGCATAATTCCGGTTCACCGCGATCCGGAACCGGGCCCAGTACAGTATCCCGTCTTCCTTTTCTTTGGAACTGAGCTTCGGTTCCCTTACAAACCGTCCCAAAAAGAATGCCTCATTGATCATCTCATCCCTCCTTTACTGCGATGCAGTGTACCACGTACCGGGAATCCCTGCTCCTGCCATTGGAACAGGTTGACAGCGTGACTACCCTGTCCTCTTTTTCCGGTACCTTTTCCGTATCATAATAACTGTTTTCCCGGCTCATAAGGAGCCAGTCCTCCCATTCCTCTCCGGAGTCAAACGCCGTTTCATAGGTCCTGCCCGTATCCCTGCAGTCATAGGTACTGTACACGGTCCCGATGATGGTCTGATCCGGCTGATAGAGATATACCTTTTTATGTTTCCGGTAAAACGCTTCCTTCTCAAACCGGTGGAGGGAACCGAACATGGACTGGTTTCTCATGTTGTGTCCATAGAGGATGCTGTGGCTGCCCGAAAAGTCGGCAGGGCATCCCGGCTGTATGAATATGGAGCCGGGATAGCTCTCTTCCCCTTTATAGTTTTTGTGGAGGTATTCGTTCCACTCACTGCATTGAAGGACCGGGTAGTCTATCTTTGTGCCGGGTACCCTGATCCATGCGATGATATCCGGATTGATCTTTTTTAACCTGTCCCAGTCGATCGCTTCCCCGTCCTCCTCTTCCTCCGTATTTTCTGCCACCTTTTCCCTCAGTTTCCTAAGCTCGATATCATTTTTCATATAGGGATAATATTCCCTGGCAGCAAGGACCAGGCAGATGACCGCCATCAACAGGCACAGGTCGGAAAGCCATGCTCTTTTCTTTTTCTGTCTCATTTTTTGCTCCTTCTTCCTCCTTTCAGCCTGCCCGCTTTTTTACAGTATCTTCGCCCGCCAGAAAGAAGATCCGCTTTAGCTGGGAAGTGGTAAAGACCACTTCCTCATCCTCTCTTCCGGTCTGTGCCCCGAACACGCATCTGGCGAGATAGGCCGTCTGCTCCATCGGGGATACTCCTGCCGACTGCATCAGGTAGATCTCTTTTAAAACAGGCTGCATAAACTGTTCAAACTGGTATTCGTTCATCAATTTTGGAATCTTTCTCATAAATCCCCCTCCTCGCAATGATCTTACTGATGGCTGCCGTACATGTCATGGTTTGCCGCCGCTTTATAATAACTGTCAATGGTTGACGGGGCATTAAATAACGCCGCCAGAAGATATTTTTTGATATTTCGGATCTCCGTCGTGTTTTTCTTAAAGCAGTCCATGACATACTCGATATGTGAAAACTTAAGTTTCATGAATTTTGACTTTACCAGCTGGGCCGGATACTGGTTCTGGGCGATCAGGACAGAGTCCCCCTGGCAGAGGACCGTTTCCACGATCAGCTCATATATCCCCTCGATCAGCTCCCTGTCCATCGGGAAACTCCGAAGAAGGGAATCATACTCGATATTCTCTTTGACCACCTTTTGGCAGGCAAGGACTTTCTTCTCCTCATCCAATCCGATCGTATCGTATCGTTCCTCTTCTCCGGATACGATATGATAGGGTCTATTCTTACTCCCGTATGTATGGTTTATATTAGTCTTATTCTTAAGAGGTATCGATTTTGGCACCTCTTGAGGTGTCGATTTTGGTACCTCTGGGGTGCGGATTCCGGCACCTCTGGAATCGCCATTTGGGTTCCCAGAGGTGCCATTTTCGATACCTCTGGTACAATCCCTTGGTACGACAAAGTTTTTAATATAGAGAATACTCGGCAGGCCAAACCCTCTTTTTTTCTTTTCCACCAGCCCGATCTGCTCCAGTTCCAACAGGTGATCCATCGCCTTTCTTTTAGAAAGGTTCAGATCCTCCTGGATCTCTGATATCGGATAGATGATATAAGGTTTATTTTCTTTATCAAACCATC
This Anaerobutyricum hallii DNA region includes the following protein-coding sequences:
- the srtB gene encoding class B sortase → MRQKKKRAWLSDLCLLMAVICLVLAAREYYPYMKNDIELRKLREKVAENTEEEEDGEAIDWDRLKKINPDIIAWIRVPGTKIDYPVLQCSEWNEYLHKNYKGEESYPGSIFIQPGCPADFSGSHSILYGHNMRNQSMFGSLHRFEKEAFYRKHKKVYLYQPDQTIIGTVYSTYDCRDTGRTYETAFDSGEEWEDWLLMSRENSYYDTEKVPEKEDRVVTLSTCSNGRSRDSRYVVHCIAVKEG
- a CDS encoding single-stranded DNA-binding protein yields the protein MINEAFFLGRFVREPKLSSKEKEDGILYWARFRIAVNRNYAKDGEADYFNCVAYHAKAKHLVKYGKQGGRVFVKGRLRSGAYEKDGKKSYYDELVVTDCQVIDFKERPDGKYPKEEAVRHQEEDFYPAREERIPFPEEERYPDYDLGDGFSYS
- a CDS encoding DUF6017 domain-containing protein, which encodes MKFDYFYGAQANQFNFIKIPKDLLTESVFAKLSLSAKILYGILLDRMSLSMKNGWFDKENKPYIIYPISEIQEDLNLSKRKAMDHLLELEQIGLVEKKKRGFGLPSILYIKNFVVPRDCTRGIENGTSGNPNGDSRGAGIRTPEVPKSTPQEVPKSIPLKNKTNINHTYGSKNRPYHIVSGEEERYDTIGLDEEKKVLACQKVVKENIEYDSLLRSFPMDRELIEGIYELIVETVLCQGDSVLIAQNQYPAQLVKSKFMKLKFSHIEYVMDCFKKNTTEIRNIKKYLLAALFNAPSTIDSYYKAAANHDMYGSHQ